In a genomic window of Thermogemmata fonticola:
- a CDS encoding DUF1501 domain-containing protein, with protein sequence MSHLFEHPYALAMTRRYFFQSASFTLGTAALATLLQEEGRAAGNGSPTGFGAALKQTHHPAKARHVIYLHMVGGPSQMDLYDYKPKMLDYFDKDLPDSVRMGQRLTTMTSGQARFPIAPSKFKFRQHGQCGMWVCELLPYTARMVDDMVFIRSMHTEAINHEPAITYIQTGNQVTGRPCLGAWTSYGLGSLNRDLPTFVVMVATPSNQEQVQAISARLWQSGYLPGEHAAVSFRSSGDPILFINDPPGVSSQVRRKTLDGIKRLNEFTYERLGDPETNTRIAQYEMAYRMQTSVPELTDLSREPQKVLEMYGPDVHKPGTFAYTALMARRLVERGVRFVQIYHNNWDHHSNVAGRMPDQCRDVDQPCWALIQDLKRKGLLDSTLVIWGGEFGRTIYSQGGLSKTNYGRDHHPRCFTMWMAGGGVKGGTIYGETDDFSYNIVKDPVHIRDFHATVLYLLGIDHERLTYRYQGLDQRLTGVDAKANVIKAIIA encoded by the coding sequence ATGAGCCACCTGTTTGAACATCCTTATGCCTTGGCGATGACGCGGCGGTATTTCTTCCAATCGGCCAGTTTCACTTTGGGTACCGCCGCCTTGGCGACTTTACTGCAAGAGGAGGGGCGCGCCGCGGGCAATGGCAGCCCGACCGGTTTCGGAGCCGCTCTCAAACAGACCCATCACCCGGCCAAGGCCCGCCATGTCATCTATCTGCATATGGTCGGCGGCCCCTCACAAATGGACCTGTACGACTACAAGCCGAAGATGCTGGACTATTTCGACAAGGACCTGCCCGACAGCGTCCGCATGGGGCAACGACTGACCACCATGACCAGCGGCCAAGCTCGTTTTCCGATCGCCCCGAGCAAGTTCAAGTTCCGGCAGCATGGCCAGTGCGGCATGTGGGTCTGTGAATTGCTGCCCTACACCGCCCGTATGGTGGATGACATGGTGTTCATCCGCTCGATGCACACCGAAGCCATCAATCACGAACCGGCTATCACCTACATTCAGACAGGGAACCAAGTCACCGGCCGGCCCTGTTTGGGGGCTTGGACCAGCTACGGCTTGGGAAGCCTCAACCGGGACTTGCCCACCTTTGTGGTTATGGTGGCCACGCCCAGCAATCAGGAGCAGGTACAAGCCATCTCGGCTCGCTTGTGGCAGTCCGGTTACCTCCCGGGCGAGCATGCCGCTGTCTCCTTCCGCAGTAGTGGCGACCCGATCCTGTTTATCAATGATCCTCCCGGTGTCTCGTCCCAGGTTCGCCGGAAAACCCTCGATGGGATCAAGCGGCTCAACGAGTTCACCTATGAACGGCTGGGCGATCCCGAAACCAACACCCGTATTGCCCAGTACGAGATGGCTTATCGCATGCAAACAAGCGTGCCGGAGTTGACTGATCTATCCAGAGAGCCGCAGAAAGTCCTGGAAATGTATGGGCCGGATGTCCATAAGCCGGGAACCTTTGCCTACACCGCCTTGATGGCGCGTCGCCTCGTCGAGCGGGGCGTCCGCTTCGTCCAGATTTACCACAACAACTGGGATCATCACAGCAATGTGGCCGGACGAATGCCCGACCAGTGCCGCGATGTCGACCAACCCTGTTGGGCGCTGATTCAGGACCTTAAACGTAAGGGATTACTCGATTCCACTCTGGTGATTTGGGGCGGTGAATTCGGCCGAACCATATATAGCCAAGGCGGCTTGTCCAAGACGAACTATGGCCGGGATCATCATCCCCGCTGCTTCACCATGTGGATGGCAGGCGGCGGTGTCAAAGGCGGAACAATCTACGGTGAGACGGACGATTTCAGTTACAACATCGTCAAAGACCCCGTCCATATTCGGGACTTCCATGCCACGGTCCTTTACCTACTCGGTATCGACCACGAGCGACTCACCTACCGTTACCAGGGTTTGGATCAACGCTTGACCGGAGTCGATGCCAAGGCGAATGTCATCAAGGC